In a single window of the Cucumis melo cultivar AY chromosome 11, USDA_Cmelo_AY_1.0, whole genome shotgun sequence genome:
- the LOC103498424 gene encoding extra-large guanine nucleotide-binding protein 1-like isoform X1: protein MAGILKKFFHEKPSSPVNHEDFTGEYSFAIEYKGPGINYEIPRAVPINVDYIPTASVVLSSSQFSDDLSSLPVIQPIVKKLKRGSSSSPNSVISSTSEIQEDGGVCLHANKEDKCNINSCDGVESSSELENFNELKGRRGGVESLEIKNEEDFQGYSNSSDSESVESGLSSSSGIFAVREEEEADNETQPRHGRRPSAVTFLDPQTSNTISEEAESSQFEGESIQEMPRAERKGKKGSCYFCLKGNRFTEKEVCIVCGAKYCFDCIIRAMGTMPEGRKCISCIGFRIDESRRENLGKSSKVLKKLLTDSEIKSIMLHEKECEINQLPARLIYVNGDPLSRQELLMLRSCRKPPKNLKPGQYWYDKESGFWGKEGHGPSQIVSSQLEVGGRIKRNASNGNTNVCINNREITKKELRILKLAGVPCEGRPSFWVSADGSYQEEGMNNGGKIWDKTRTKLACALYSLPIPSNSVRTGEEIEDGAKSVSSEQKVLHKLLLVGHKKSGTSTIFKQAKQIYKVPFSDDERQMIKFLIQRNLYWYLSILLEGRERFEEEILMDEKSKQPVNDPSSSSAAVVTGNENQLERKDIYSLGPKLKGFADWLLQVVVSGNFETIFPAATRVYGQLVEELLKDEAFQATYSRRNELEMLPRVATYFLDRAIDISSIEYDPSDNDILYAEGITLCNSLSSMEFMFPESRQDSLLDPPYQHDLSIRYQLIRVHSSTLGENCKLLEMFDDIKIILFCVDLTDYDEFDEDDNGVLTNRMIASKQLFASIVTHQASRGKNFLLILNKFDLFEEKIIQVPLAQCEWFVDFNPMITGRSSSSTNPTLAQRAFQYIAVKFKRLFCSLTDKKLFVSQTTGMEPENVNAALRYAREIIKWQVDKPNISITEVSCTSVDASSFT from the exons ATGGCTGGGATTCTCAAAAAGTTTTTTCACGAGAAGCCTTCTTCTCCTGTTAATCATGAGGATTTTACTGGTGAATATTCTTTTGCCATTGAGTATAAAGGTCCTGGAATTAATTACGAGATTCCTCGTGCAGTTCCTATAAATGTTGATTATATTCCAACTGCTTCTGTAGTTCTTTCATCATCTCAATTCAGTGATGATTTATCATCTCTGCCTGTGATACAACCCATTGTTAAGAAACTAAAGAGGGGTTCAAGTTCCAGCCCTAATTCTGTAATTTCTTCAACTTCAGAAATCCAGGAAGATGGGGGCGTTTGCCTCCATGCCAACAAGGAAGATAAATGTAATATCAATTCGTGTGATGGAGTTGAAAGTTCTAGTGAACTTGAGAATTTCAATGAGCTGAAAGGAAGAAGAGGAGGGGTAGAATCATTGGAAATTAAGAATGAAGAGGATTTTCAAGGCTATTCGAATTCCAGCGACTCGGAATCAGTAGAATCGGGTTTGAGTTCGTCTTCTGGAATTTTTGCTGTAAGAGAGGAAGAGGAAGCTGACAATGAAACTCAGCCTAGGCATGGCAGAAGGCCATCAGCTGTTACCTTTCTTGATCCCCAAACGAGCAACACTATTTCTGAAGAGGCTGAATCAAGTCAATTTGAGGGTGAAAGCATTCAAGAGATGCCTCGAGctgaaaggaaaggaaaaaaaggatCGTGCTACTTCTGCCTTAAAGGAAACCGTTTCACTGAAAAGGAAGTATGCATTGTTTGTGGAGCCAAATATTGCTTTGACTGTATAATCAGAGCAATGGGAACAATGCCAGAAGGAAGAAAGTGTATCTCTTGCATTGGGTTTAGGATTGATGAATCAAGAAGGGAAAACTTGGGTAAAAGCTCTAAAGTGCTCAAGAAGTTGCTTACTGACTCTGAAATTAAGAGCATAATGTTGCATGAGAAAGAATGTGAAATAAACCAACTACCAGCAAGACTTATCTACGTCAATGGCGATCCTTTAAGTCGACAGGAACTGCTTATGTTGCGAAGTTGCCGAAAGCCACCAAAGAATCTAAAACCAGGACAATATTGGTATGACAAAGAATCGGGCTTCTGGGGAAAG GAAGGACATGGACCGAGTCAGATAGTTAGCTCCCAGCTAGAAGTTGGAGGTCGGATCAAGAGGAATGCTAGCAATGGCAATACGAACGTGTGCATCAATAATCGAGAGATCACTAAAAAAGAGCTCCGGATACTGAAG CTGGCTGGAGTGCCTTGTGAAGGAAGACCTTCTTTTTGGGTTAGTGCAGATGGATCATATCAGGAAGAAGGAATGAACAATGGGGGAAAAATATGGGACAAG ACTAGAACGAAGCTTGCATGTGCCCTTTATTCTTTGCCTATTCCTTCTAATTCTGTTCGTACTGGAGAGGAAATAGAGGACGGAGCTAAATCTGTTTCTTCCGAGCAGAAAGTTCTTCATAAACTTCTACTTGTTGGCCACAAAAAATCTGGCACGAGTACCATATTCAAGCAG GCCAAACAAATATATAAAGTTCCTTTCTCTGATGATGAGCGTCAAATGATTAAGTTCCTGATTCAAAGGAACTTGTATTGGTATCTCAGTATACTACTGGAAGGACGGGAGCGTTTCGAAGAAGAGATTTTGATGGATGAGAAAAGTAAACAACCAGTGAATGATCCGTCCAGCTCATCAGCAGCAG TGGTTACAGGGAATGAAAATCAGTTGGAGCGGAAGGACATCTATTCCCTTGGCCCTAAACTGAAAGGATTTGCAGATTGGCTTCTTCAAGTCGTGGTTTCAGGGAACTTTGAAACCATATTCCCGGCTGCTACACGTGTGTATGGTCAATTAGTGGAAGAGTTGTTGAAGGATGAAGCCTTCCAAGCCACATACAGTCGAAGGAACGAACTAGAAATGCTCCCACGAGTTGCTACTTATTTTCTTGATCGG GCGATTGACATTTCAAGCATAGAGTATGACCCTTCTGACAATGATATCTTGTACGCTGAAGGAATCACCTTGTGTAACAGCCTCAGTAGCATGGAGTTCATGTTCCCTGAGTCACGACAAGACTCCCTTCTCGACCCTCCTTATCAGCACGATCTGTCAATAAG GTACCAGCTGATTCGAGTCCATTCCAGTACCCTAGGAGAAAACTGCAAATTGTTGGAGATGTTTGATGACATAAAAATAATCTTATTTTGTGTCGATTTGACAGACTACGATGAATTTGATGAGGATGATAACGGAGTTCTAACAAACCGAATGATAGCAAGCAAGCAACTGTTTGCAAGCATTGTGACACATCAAGCCTCAAGAGGAAAGAACTTCCTTCTCATACTCAACAAGTTTGATCTCTTTGAAGAAAAAATCATCCAAGTTCCTCTTGCTCAATGTGAGTGGTTTGTCGACTTCAATCCAATGATCACCGGAAGAAGTAGCAGCAGCACGAACCCGACATTGGCACAACGAGCGTTTCAGTACATAGCAGTGAAATTCAAGAGATTGTTTTGTTCTTTGACAGATAAAAAGTTGTTTGTTTCACAAACTACAGGGATGGAGCCTGAAAATGTGAATGCTGCTTTGAGATATGCAAGGGAAATAATCAAATGGCAAGTTGACAAACCTAACATCAGCATTACCGAAGTTTCATGTACTAGTGTTGATGCAAGCAGCTTCACATAG
- the LOC103498423 gene encoding cold-regulated 413 plasma membrane protein 2-like: MVKPNHLKMVTDSDAADLISSDLRELGNAARKLATHAVKLGASGFTASFLQWIASFAAIYLLILDRTNWKTNILTSLLIPYIFFSLPGLIFGFLRGEFGKWVAVIAVVLRLFFPRRFPDWLELPGALILLIVVAPSLFASTVRNDAIGEAICLIISCYLLQEHIRASGGFRNSFTKANGISNTIGIILLFVFPVWALVLRVL; the protein is encoded by the exons ATGGTGAAACCCAACCACTTGAAAATGGTGACGGATTCTGACGCTGCCGATCTGATTTCCTCTGATCTCCGAGAACTTGGTAACGCTGCTAGAAAGCTTGCTACACACGCTGTTAAGCTCGGTGCTTCGGGTTTTACTGCTTCTTTTCTCCAATGGATTGCTTCCTTTGCTGCTAT TTACTTGTTGATTTTGGATCGGACGAACTGGAAGACGAATATCCTTACTTCATTGTTGATTCCGTACATTTTCTTTAGTCTTCCCGGTTTGATTTTCGGTTTTCTCAG GGGAGAGTTTGGAAAATGGGTTGCCGTTATTGCTGTTGTGCTCCGTCTCTTCTTCCCGCGACGATTTCCAG ATTGGCTTGAACTGCCTGGAGCTTTGATACTTCTCATTGTGGTGGCTCCAAGTTTATTTGCCTCCACCGTACGAAACGACGCCATCGGAGAAGCAATCTGTCTGATCATATCATGCTATTTACTGCAAGAACACATCAGAGCCTCTGGTGGATTCAGAAACTCATTCACAAAAGCGAATGGCATCTCAAACACCATCGGCATCATCCTTCTCTTCGTTTTCCCTGTCTGGGCGTTGGTACTCCGTGTTCTTtga
- the LOC103498424 gene encoding extra-large guanine nucleotide-binding protein 1-like isoform X4: MAGILKKFFHEKPSSPVNHEDFTGEYSFAIEYKGPGINYEIPRAVPINVDYIPTASVVLSSSQFSDDLSSLPVIQPIVKKLKRGSSSSPNSVISSTSEIQEDGGVCLHANKEDKCNINSCDGVESSSELENFNELKGRRGGVESLEIKNEEDFQGYSNSSDSESVESGLSSSSGIFAVREEEEADNETQPRHGRRPSAVTFLDPQTSNTISEEAESSQFEGESIQEMPRAERKGKKGSCYFCLKGNRFTEKEVCIVCGAKYCFDCIIRAMGTMPEGRKCISCIGFRIDESRRENLGKSSKVLKKLLTDSEIKSIMLHEKECEINQLPARLIYVNGDPLSRQELLMLRSCRKPPKNLKPGQYWYDKESGFWGKEGHGPSQIVSSQLEVGGRIKRNASNGNTNVCINNREITKKELRILKLAGVPCEGRPSFWVSADGSYQEEGMNNGGKIWDKTRTKLACALYSLPIPSNSVRTGEEIEDGAKSVSSEQKVLHKLLLVGHKKSGTSTIFKQAKQIYKVPFSDDERQMIKFLIQRNLYWYLSILLEGRERFEEEILMDEKSKQPVNDPSSSSAAGNENQLERKDIYSLGPKLKGFADWLLQVVVSGNFETIFPAATRVYGQLVEELLKDEAFQATYSRRNELEMLPRVATYFLDRAIDISSIEYDPSDNDILYAEGITLCNSLSSMEFMFPESRQDSLLDPPYQHDLSIRLR, translated from the exons ATGGCTGGGATTCTCAAAAAGTTTTTTCACGAGAAGCCTTCTTCTCCTGTTAATCATGAGGATTTTACTGGTGAATATTCTTTTGCCATTGAGTATAAAGGTCCTGGAATTAATTACGAGATTCCTCGTGCAGTTCCTATAAATGTTGATTATATTCCAACTGCTTCTGTAGTTCTTTCATCATCTCAATTCAGTGATGATTTATCATCTCTGCCTGTGATACAACCCATTGTTAAGAAACTAAAGAGGGGTTCAAGTTCCAGCCCTAATTCTGTAATTTCTTCAACTTCAGAAATCCAGGAAGATGGGGGCGTTTGCCTCCATGCCAACAAGGAAGATAAATGTAATATCAATTCGTGTGATGGAGTTGAAAGTTCTAGTGAACTTGAGAATTTCAATGAGCTGAAAGGAAGAAGAGGAGGGGTAGAATCATTGGAAATTAAGAATGAAGAGGATTTTCAAGGCTATTCGAATTCCAGCGACTCGGAATCAGTAGAATCGGGTTTGAGTTCGTCTTCTGGAATTTTTGCTGTAAGAGAGGAAGAGGAAGCTGACAATGAAACTCAGCCTAGGCATGGCAGAAGGCCATCAGCTGTTACCTTTCTTGATCCCCAAACGAGCAACACTATTTCTGAAGAGGCTGAATCAAGTCAATTTGAGGGTGAAAGCATTCAAGAGATGCCTCGAGctgaaaggaaaggaaaaaaaggatCGTGCTACTTCTGCCTTAAAGGAAACCGTTTCACTGAAAAGGAAGTATGCATTGTTTGTGGAGCCAAATATTGCTTTGACTGTATAATCAGAGCAATGGGAACAATGCCAGAAGGAAGAAAGTGTATCTCTTGCATTGGGTTTAGGATTGATGAATCAAGAAGGGAAAACTTGGGTAAAAGCTCTAAAGTGCTCAAGAAGTTGCTTACTGACTCTGAAATTAAGAGCATAATGTTGCATGAGAAAGAATGTGAAATAAACCAACTACCAGCAAGACTTATCTACGTCAATGGCGATCCTTTAAGTCGACAGGAACTGCTTATGTTGCGAAGTTGCCGAAAGCCACCAAAGAATCTAAAACCAGGACAATATTGGTATGACAAAGAATCGGGCTTCTGGGGAAAG GAAGGACATGGACCGAGTCAGATAGTTAGCTCCCAGCTAGAAGTTGGAGGTCGGATCAAGAGGAATGCTAGCAATGGCAATACGAACGTGTGCATCAATAATCGAGAGATCACTAAAAAAGAGCTCCGGATACTGAAG CTGGCTGGAGTGCCTTGTGAAGGAAGACCTTCTTTTTGGGTTAGTGCAGATGGATCATATCAGGAAGAAGGAATGAACAATGGGGGAAAAATATGGGACAAG ACTAGAACGAAGCTTGCATGTGCCCTTTATTCTTTGCCTATTCCTTCTAATTCTGTTCGTACTGGAGAGGAAATAGAGGACGGAGCTAAATCTGTTTCTTCCGAGCAGAAAGTTCTTCATAAACTTCTACTTGTTGGCCACAAAAAATCTGGCACGAGTACCATATTCAAGCAG GCCAAACAAATATATAAAGTTCCTTTCTCTGATGATGAGCGTCAAATGATTAAGTTCCTGATTCAAAGGAACTTGTATTGGTATCTCAGTATACTACTGGAAGGACGGGAGCGTTTCGAAGAAGAGATTTTGATGGATGAGAAAAGTAAACAACCAGTGAATGATCCGTCCAGCTCATCAGCAGCAG GGAATGAAAATCAGTTGGAGCGGAAGGACATCTATTCCCTTGGCCCTAAACTGAAAGGATTTGCAGATTGGCTTCTTCAAGTCGTGGTTTCAGGGAACTTTGAAACCATATTCCCGGCTGCTACACGTGTGTATGGTCAATTAGTGGAAGAGTTGTTGAAGGATGAAGCCTTCCAAGCCACATACAGTCGAAGGAACGAACTAGAAATGCTCCCACGAGTTGCTACTTATTTTCTTGATCGG GCGATTGACATTTCAAGCATAGAGTATGACCCTTCTGACAATGATATCTTGTACGCTGAAGGAATCACCTTGTGTAACAGCCTCAGTAGCATGGAGTTCATGTTCCCTGAGTCACGACAAGACTCCCTTCTCGACCCTCCTTATCAGCACGATCTGTCAATAAG ACTACGATGA
- the LOC103498424 gene encoding extra-large guanine nucleotide-binding protein 1-like isoform X3: protein MAGILKKFFHEKPSSPVNHEDFTGEYSFAIEYKGPGINYEIPRAVPINVDYIPTASVVLSSSQFSDDLSSLPVIQPIVKKLKRGSSSSPNSVISSTSEIQEDGGVCLHANKEDKCNINSCDGVESSSELENFNELKGRRGGVESLEIKNEEDFQGYSNSSDSESVESGLSSSSGIFAVREEEEADNETQPRHGRRPSAVTFLDPQTSNTISEEAESSQFEGESIQEMPRAERKGKKGSCYFCLKGNRFTEKEVCIVCGAKYCFDCIIRAMGTMPEGRKCISCIGFRIDESRRENLGKSSKVLKKLLTDSEIKSIMLHEKECEINQLPARLIYVNGDPLSRQELLMLRSCRKPPKNLKPGQYWYDKESGFWGKEGHGPSQIVSSQLEVGGRIKRNASNGNTNVCINNREITKKELRILKLAGVPCEGRPSFWVSADGSYQEEGMNNGGKIWDKTRTKLACALYSLPIPSNSVRTGEEIEDGAKSVSSEQKVLHKLLLVGHKKSGTSTIFKQAKQIYKVPFSDDERQMIKFLIQRNLYWYLSILLEGRERFEEEILMDEKSKQPVNDPSSSSAAVVTGNENQLERKDIYSLGPKLKGFADWLLQVVVSGNFETIFPAATRVYGQLVEELLKDEAFQATYSRRNELEMLPRVATYFLDRAIDISSIEYDPSDNDILYAEGITLCNSLSSMEFMFPESRQDSLLDPPYQHDLSIRLR, encoded by the exons ATGGCTGGGATTCTCAAAAAGTTTTTTCACGAGAAGCCTTCTTCTCCTGTTAATCATGAGGATTTTACTGGTGAATATTCTTTTGCCATTGAGTATAAAGGTCCTGGAATTAATTACGAGATTCCTCGTGCAGTTCCTATAAATGTTGATTATATTCCAACTGCTTCTGTAGTTCTTTCATCATCTCAATTCAGTGATGATTTATCATCTCTGCCTGTGATACAACCCATTGTTAAGAAACTAAAGAGGGGTTCAAGTTCCAGCCCTAATTCTGTAATTTCTTCAACTTCAGAAATCCAGGAAGATGGGGGCGTTTGCCTCCATGCCAACAAGGAAGATAAATGTAATATCAATTCGTGTGATGGAGTTGAAAGTTCTAGTGAACTTGAGAATTTCAATGAGCTGAAAGGAAGAAGAGGAGGGGTAGAATCATTGGAAATTAAGAATGAAGAGGATTTTCAAGGCTATTCGAATTCCAGCGACTCGGAATCAGTAGAATCGGGTTTGAGTTCGTCTTCTGGAATTTTTGCTGTAAGAGAGGAAGAGGAAGCTGACAATGAAACTCAGCCTAGGCATGGCAGAAGGCCATCAGCTGTTACCTTTCTTGATCCCCAAACGAGCAACACTATTTCTGAAGAGGCTGAATCAAGTCAATTTGAGGGTGAAAGCATTCAAGAGATGCCTCGAGctgaaaggaaaggaaaaaaaggatCGTGCTACTTCTGCCTTAAAGGAAACCGTTTCACTGAAAAGGAAGTATGCATTGTTTGTGGAGCCAAATATTGCTTTGACTGTATAATCAGAGCAATGGGAACAATGCCAGAAGGAAGAAAGTGTATCTCTTGCATTGGGTTTAGGATTGATGAATCAAGAAGGGAAAACTTGGGTAAAAGCTCTAAAGTGCTCAAGAAGTTGCTTACTGACTCTGAAATTAAGAGCATAATGTTGCATGAGAAAGAATGTGAAATAAACCAACTACCAGCAAGACTTATCTACGTCAATGGCGATCCTTTAAGTCGACAGGAACTGCTTATGTTGCGAAGTTGCCGAAAGCCACCAAAGAATCTAAAACCAGGACAATATTGGTATGACAAAGAATCGGGCTTCTGGGGAAAG GAAGGACATGGACCGAGTCAGATAGTTAGCTCCCAGCTAGAAGTTGGAGGTCGGATCAAGAGGAATGCTAGCAATGGCAATACGAACGTGTGCATCAATAATCGAGAGATCACTAAAAAAGAGCTCCGGATACTGAAG CTGGCTGGAGTGCCTTGTGAAGGAAGACCTTCTTTTTGGGTTAGTGCAGATGGATCATATCAGGAAGAAGGAATGAACAATGGGGGAAAAATATGGGACAAG ACTAGAACGAAGCTTGCATGTGCCCTTTATTCTTTGCCTATTCCTTCTAATTCTGTTCGTACTGGAGAGGAAATAGAGGACGGAGCTAAATCTGTTTCTTCCGAGCAGAAAGTTCTTCATAAACTTCTACTTGTTGGCCACAAAAAATCTGGCACGAGTACCATATTCAAGCAG GCCAAACAAATATATAAAGTTCCTTTCTCTGATGATGAGCGTCAAATGATTAAGTTCCTGATTCAAAGGAACTTGTATTGGTATCTCAGTATACTACTGGAAGGACGGGAGCGTTTCGAAGAAGAGATTTTGATGGATGAGAAAAGTAAACAACCAGTGAATGATCCGTCCAGCTCATCAGCAGCAG TGGTTACAGGGAATGAAAATCAGTTGGAGCGGAAGGACATCTATTCCCTTGGCCCTAAACTGAAAGGATTTGCAGATTGGCTTCTTCAAGTCGTGGTTTCAGGGAACTTTGAAACCATATTCCCGGCTGCTACACGTGTGTATGGTCAATTAGTGGAAGAGTTGTTGAAGGATGAAGCCTTCCAAGCCACATACAGTCGAAGGAACGAACTAGAAATGCTCCCACGAGTTGCTACTTATTTTCTTGATCGG GCGATTGACATTTCAAGCATAGAGTATGACCCTTCTGACAATGATATCTTGTACGCTGAAGGAATCACCTTGTGTAACAGCCTCAGTAGCATGGAGTTCATGTTCCCTGAGTCACGACAAGACTCCCTTCTCGACCCTCCTTATCAGCACGATCTGTCAATAAG ACTACGATGA
- the LOC103498424 gene encoding extra-large guanine nucleotide-binding protein 1-like isoform X2 — translation MAGILKKFFHEKPSSPVNHEDFTGEYSFAIEYKGPGINYEIPRAVPINVDYIPTASVVLSSSQFSDDLSSLPVIQPIVKKLKRGSSSSPNSVISSTSEIQEDGGVCLHANKEDKCNINSCDGVESSSELENFNELKGRRGGVESLEIKNEEDFQGYSNSSDSESVESGLSSSSGIFAVREEEEADNETQPRHGRRPSAVTFLDPQTSNTISEEAESSQFEGESIQEMPRAERKGKKGSCYFCLKGNRFTEKEVCIVCGAKYCFDCIIRAMGTMPEGRKCISCIGFRIDESRRENLGKSSKVLKKLLTDSEIKSIMLHEKECEINQLPARLIYVNGDPLSRQELLMLRSCRKPPKNLKPGQYWYDKESGFWGKEGHGPSQIVSSQLEVGGRIKRNASNGNTNVCINNREITKKELRILKLAGVPCEGRPSFWVSADGSYQEEGMNNGGKIWDKTRTKLACALYSLPIPSNSVRTGEEIEDGAKSVSSEQKVLHKLLLVGHKKSGTSTIFKQAKQIYKVPFSDDERQMIKFLIQRNLYWYLSILLEGRERFEEEILMDEKSKQPVNDPSSSSAAGNENQLERKDIYSLGPKLKGFADWLLQVVVSGNFETIFPAATRVYGQLVEELLKDEAFQATYSRRNELEMLPRVATYFLDRAIDISSIEYDPSDNDILYAEGITLCNSLSSMEFMFPESRQDSLLDPPYQHDLSIRYQLIRVHSSTLGENCKLLEMFDDIKIILFCVDLTDYDEFDEDDNGVLTNRMIASKQLFASIVTHQASRGKNFLLILNKFDLFEEKIIQVPLAQCEWFVDFNPMITGRSSSSTNPTLAQRAFQYIAVKFKRLFCSLTDKKLFVSQTTGMEPENVNAALRYAREIIKWQVDKPNISITEVSCTSVDASSFT, via the exons ATGGCTGGGATTCTCAAAAAGTTTTTTCACGAGAAGCCTTCTTCTCCTGTTAATCATGAGGATTTTACTGGTGAATATTCTTTTGCCATTGAGTATAAAGGTCCTGGAATTAATTACGAGATTCCTCGTGCAGTTCCTATAAATGTTGATTATATTCCAACTGCTTCTGTAGTTCTTTCATCATCTCAATTCAGTGATGATTTATCATCTCTGCCTGTGATACAACCCATTGTTAAGAAACTAAAGAGGGGTTCAAGTTCCAGCCCTAATTCTGTAATTTCTTCAACTTCAGAAATCCAGGAAGATGGGGGCGTTTGCCTCCATGCCAACAAGGAAGATAAATGTAATATCAATTCGTGTGATGGAGTTGAAAGTTCTAGTGAACTTGAGAATTTCAATGAGCTGAAAGGAAGAAGAGGAGGGGTAGAATCATTGGAAATTAAGAATGAAGAGGATTTTCAAGGCTATTCGAATTCCAGCGACTCGGAATCAGTAGAATCGGGTTTGAGTTCGTCTTCTGGAATTTTTGCTGTAAGAGAGGAAGAGGAAGCTGACAATGAAACTCAGCCTAGGCATGGCAGAAGGCCATCAGCTGTTACCTTTCTTGATCCCCAAACGAGCAACACTATTTCTGAAGAGGCTGAATCAAGTCAATTTGAGGGTGAAAGCATTCAAGAGATGCCTCGAGctgaaaggaaaggaaaaaaaggatCGTGCTACTTCTGCCTTAAAGGAAACCGTTTCACTGAAAAGGAAGTATGCATTGTTTGTGGAGCCAAATATTGCTTTGACTGTATAATCAGAGCAATGGGAACAATGCCAGAAGGAAGAAAGTGTATCTCTTGCATTGGGTTTAGGATTGATGAATCAAGAAGGGAAAACTTGGGTAAAAGCTCTAAAGTGCTCAAGAAGTTGCTTACTGACTCTGAAATTAAGAGCATAATGTTGCATGAGAAAGAATGTGAAATAAACCAACTACCAGCAAGACTTATCTACGTCAATGGCGATCCTTTAAGTCGACAGGAACTGCTTATGTTGCGAAGTTGCCGAAAGCCACCAAAGAATCTAAAACCAGGACAATATTGGTATGACAAAGAATCGGGCTTCTGGGGAAAG GAAGGACATGGACCGAGTCAGATAGTTAGCTCCCAGCTAGAAGTTGGAGGTCGGATCAAGAGGAATGCTAGCAATGGCAATACGAACGTGTGCATCAATAATCGAGAGATCACTAAAAAAGAGCTCCGGATACTGAAG CTGGCTGGAGTGCCTTGTGAAGGAAGACCTTCTTTTTGGGTTAGTGCAGATGGATCATATCAGGAAGAAGGAATGAACAATGGGGGAAAAATATGGGACAAG ACTAGAACGAAGCTTGCATGTGCCCTTTATTCTTTGCCTATTCCTTCTAATTCTGTTCGTACTGGAGAGGAAATAGAGGACGGAGCTAAATCTGTTTCTTCCGAGCAGAAAGTTCTTCATAAACTTCTACTTGTTGGCCACAAAAAATCTGGCACGAGTACCATATTCAAGCAG GCCAAACAAATATATAAAGTTCCTTTCTCTGATGATGAGCGTCAAATGATTAAGTTCCTGATTCAAAGGAACTTGTATTGGTATCTCAGTATACTACTGGAAGGACGGGAGCGTTTCGAAGAAGAGATTTTGATGGATGAGAAAAGTAAACAACCAGTGAATGATCCGTCCAGCTCATCAGCAGCAG GGAATGAAAATCAGTTGGAGCGGAAGGACATCTATTCCCTTGGCCCTAAACTGAAAGGATTTGCAGATTGGCTTCTTCAAGTCGTGGTTTCAGGGAACTTTGAAACCATATTCCCGGCTGCTACACGTGTGTATGGTCAATTAGTGGAAGAGTTGTTGAAGGATGAAGCCTTCCAAGCCACATACAGTCGAAGGAACGAACTAGAAATGCTCCCACGAGTTGCTACTTATTTTCTTGATCGG GCGATTGACATTTCAAGCATAGAGTATGACCCTTCTGACAATGATATCTTGTACGCTGAAGGAATCACCTTGTGTAACAGCCTCAGTAGCATGGAGTTCATGTTCCCTGAGTCACGACAAGACTCCCTTCTCGACCCTCCTTATCAGCACGATCTGTCAATAAG GTACCAGCTGATTCGAGTCCATTCCAGTACCCTAGGAGAAAACTGCAAATTGTTGGAGATGTTTGATGACATAAAAATAATCTTATTTTGTGTCGATTTGACAGACTACGATGAATTTGATGAGGATGATAACGGAGTTCTAACAAACCGAATGATAGCAAGCAAGCAACTGTTTGCAAGCATTGTGACACATCAAGCCTCAAGAGGAAAGAACTTCCTTCTCATACTCAACAAGTTTGATCTCTTTGAAGAAAAAATCATCCAAGTTCCTCTTGCTCAATGTGAGTGGTTTGTCGACTTCAATCCAATGATCACCGGAAGAAGTAGCAGCAGCACGAACCCGACATTGGCACAACGAGCGTTTCAGTACATAGCAGTGAAATTCAAGAGATTGTTTTGTTCTTTGACAGATAAAAAGTTGTTTGTTTCACAAACTACAGGGATGGAGCCTGAAAATGTGAATGCTGCTTTGAGATATGCAAGGGAAATAATCAAATGGCAAGTTGACAAACCTAACATCAGCATTACCGAAGTTTCATGTACTAGTGTTGATGCAAGCAGCTTCACATAG